The following proteins are co-located in the Nitrosopumilus sp. genome:
- a CDS encoding histone produces the protein MKSSELGLSAMYRILKKAGAERVSDESADELRRIIEEIANNIAKSAVDMASHASRKTVKGEDVKLASKPFSKF, from the coding sequence ATGAAATCATCTGAACTAGGATTATCTGCAATGTATAGGATTTTAAAAAAAGCAGGGGCAGAAAGAGTTAGTGATGAATCAGCGGATGAATTAAGGAGAATTATAGAAGAAATTGCAAATAATATTGCTAAAAGTGCAGTAGATATGGCATCACATGCAAGTAGAAAAACTGTAAAAGGTGAAGATGTAAAATTGGCATCAAAGCCATTTAGCAAATTCTAA
- a CDS encoding TatD family hydrolase translates to MSWYVDSHIHLSDPAYASDMEFILNQMQFLKLKACCVSMNYKNSLQTLELAEKSDLVLPFIGIHPEYANQDIEKTSKLIEDNHIQISGIGEIGLDPTYVNEENDNKKQHEVFKTLLSYAEKFNKPVSIHSRKSLDEIFQIMTSYNTKHALLHWFDGSKKQLAKAMDMGFFVSYGPVMIYANDKQTLLSKTDESRILVETDGPVRFSRCFEMKSGQISFIPSVIFCASKILGKSFDEMTLLLEKNSNSYLGI, encoded by the coding sequence ATGTCTTGGTATGTAGATTCTCATATACATTTGTCAGATCCAGCATATGCCTCAGATATGGAATTTATCTTAAATCAAATGCAGTTTTTAAAACTGAAAGCATGTTGTGTTTCAATGAATTATAAAAATTCATTACAAACTTTAGAACTTGCAGAAAAAAGTGATCTTGTATTACCTTTTATTGGAATTCATCCAGAATATGCTAATCAAGATATTGAAAAAACATCCAAATTAATTGAGGATAATCACATACAAATTTCTGGAATAGGTGAGATTGGATTAGATCCAACATATGTAAATGAAGAAAATGATAATAAAAAACAACATGAAGTTTTTAAAACATTATTGTCATATGCAGAAAAATTTAACAAACCTGTTTCAATTCATTCCAGAAAAAGCCTTGATGAAATTTTTCAAATAATGACTTCCTATAATACAAAACATGCTTTGTTACACTGGTTTGATGGAAGTAAAAAACAACTTGCTAAAGCTATGGATATGGGGTTTTTTGTGTCATATGGACCTGTAATGATTTATGCAAATGACAAACAAACATTGTTGTCAAAAACTGATGAATCTAGAATTCTTGTTGAGACTGATGGGCCCGTTAGATTTTCAAGATGTTTTGAAATGAAATCTGGTCAAATCAGTTTTATTCCCAGTGTTATTTTTTGTGCTTCAAAAATTCTTGGTAAATCCTTTGATGAAATGACATTACTTTTAGAAAAGAATTCAAACTCATATTTGGGAATATAG
- the cgi121 gene encoding KEOPS complex subunit Cgi121: MFTVKFVGGAKKSFPMERLNIDKSEITIQELIILLVDLKPKDTPTLDTENVLIAINGADSSAMSGKSTKIKDNDIVSIIPIIHGGALNRLTFEFSKKQIQAIEIKDKTSINVQFLDELRKKFPKLVIQAISSDFILNQYHFKKIISLSIESQKNNVLLSNKLETDILMRFALNTQISNAIKNVGIKSNKSFVLVAIGNKKNLNSLYVELKPFTVNLFLKNNELYLRKYFKITKKHFFSTYSKNPLADILIEKASVLF, translated from the coding sequence ATGTTTACTGTAAAGTTTGTAGGTGGAGCAAAAAAATCATTCCCAATGGAGCGTTTAAACATTGACAAATCTGAAATAACAATCCAAGAATTAATTATATTACTTGTAGATCTTAAGCCTAAAGATACTCCTACTCTTGATACTGAAAATGTTTTAATTGCAATTAATGGTGCTGATTCATCTGCAATGAGTGGTAAATCCACAAAAATCAAAGATAATGATATTGTAAGTATAATTCCTATAATTCATGGTGGGGCATTAAATAGACTCACTTTTGAATTTTCAAAAAAACAAATTCAAGCCATAGAAATTAAAGACAAAACTTCAATCAATGTACAATTTCTAGATGAACTTCGAAAAAAATTCCCCAAACTTGTAATCCAGGCAATTTCAAGCGATTTTATCTTAAATCAATATCATTTTAAAAAAATTATTTCGTTATCAATTGAATCTCAAAAAAATAATGTGTTGCTTTCAAATAAACTAGAGACTGACATTCTCATGAGATTTGCTTTAAATACACAAATTTCTAATGCGATAAAAAATGTAGGAATTAAATCCAACAAAAGTTTTGTTCTAGTTGCAATTGGAAACAAAAAAAATTTAAATTCATTATATGTTGAACTAAAACCATTTACTGTAAATTTATTCTTAAAAAATAATGAATTGTATCTTAGAAAATATTTTAAAATTACAAAAAAACATTTTTTTTCAACCTATTCAAAAAATCCATTGGCCGATATTTTAATAGAAAAAGCATCTGTATTATTCTGA
- a CDS encoding THUMP domain-containing protein, with translation MNLIITCPRHLEPETEDELKDILGELGDSNIKVTITSMSGILTAETILDPIEVVRKIKEMLLDEPWSIRYCKRIIPIQKVIESKIDEIDKNVEEMSNQITKEETYRISIEKRNSDLSSKEIITKIANKIKSKVSLEFPDKVLLIEILGNKTGISILKKSDILSTEKTKRSISE, from the coding sequence ATGAATCTCATAATTACTTGCCCAAGACATCTAGAGCCAGAAACAGAAGATGAATTAAAGGATATTTTAGGGGAATTAGGAGATTCGAATATCAAAGTTACAATTACAAGTATGTCTGGGATCTTAACTGCAGAAACAATATTAGATCCGATAGAAGTAGTAAGGAAAATCAAAGAAATGCTTCTTGATGAACCATGGAGTATAAGATATTGCAAAAGAATTATTCCAATTCAGAAAGTGATTGAATCAAAAATAGATGAAATTGACAAAAATGTTGAAGAAATGTCAAATCAAATTACAAAAGAAGAAACATATAGAATTTCAATTGAGAAAAGAAACTCAGACTTGTCTAGTAAAGAGATCATTACAAAGATAGCAAATAAAATTAAAAGTAAAGTATCACTAGAATTTCCAGATAAAGTTCTTTTAATTGAAATTTTAGGGAATAAAACAGGAATTTCCATTCTTAAAAAATCAGATATACTCAGTACAGAAAAAACTAAAAGAAGTATATCAGAATAA
- a CDS encoding L-threonylcarbamoyladenylate synthase, with translation MLKVSCNDEGIEKASQIIKRGGIIVYPTDTVYGIGCNPYNIEAVKKIYEIKSRNISKSVPVLTYSLETAEKIVYLDKFSRKIAKKFWPGPLTLILKVTDEKIKQSLNLENKIAIRVPNHKCTLELLKKCDFLVGTSANISGNQSSTDPEKCIRELYDYDIFVDGGIIHSKGESTIVEIDNSEVKIIREGSLNKEEILQT, from the coding sequence GTGTTAAAAGTATCATGTAATGATGAAGGGATTGAAAAAGCTTCACAGATAATTAAAAGAGGAGGAATTATAGTATATCCAACAGATACTGTTTATGGTATAGGTTGTAACCCATACAACATAGAAGCAGTTAAGAAAATCTATGAAATCAAATCTAGAAACATTTCAAAATCAGTTCCAGTTTTAACATATTCATTAGAAACAGCAGAAAAAATTGTTTATTTAGATAAATTTTCTAGAAAAATAGCTAAAAAGTTTTGGCCAGGTCCTCTTACTTTAATTTTAAAAGTTACTGATGAAAAAATCAAACAATCATTAAATTTAGAAAATAAAATTGCTATTAGAGTTCCTAATCATAAATGTACATTAGAGTTATTGAAAAAATGTGATTTTCTTGTAGGTACAAGTGCAAATATATCTGGAAATCAATCAAGTACAGATCCAGAAAAGTGCATTAGGGAATTATATGATTATGATATTTTTGTCGATGGTGGAATTATTCATAGCAAAGGAGAATCAACAATAGTTGAAATTGATAATAGCGAAGTCAAAATTATCCGCGAAGGTTCTTTAAACAAAGAAGAAATTTTACAAACATGA
- a CDS encoding winged helix-turn-helix domain-containing protein → MAEYRTHMKIIGDILATTRDDLQDEDGASVTYLIRKANISHSRISAILKTLVSQGLLEKVDSQGSNKYKISQPGREFLQAYYTFTNFADNFGLSI, encoded by the coding sequence ATGGCTGAATATAGAACACATATGAAAATTATTGGAGATATTCTAGCAACGACTAGGGATGATCTTCAAGATGAAGATGGGGCATCAGTTACTTATCTTATTAGAAAAGCAAATATTTCTCATTCAAGAATTTCAGCAATTTTGAAAACTTTAGTTTCACAAGGTCTTTTAGAGAAAGTTGATAGTCAAGGTTCAAACAAGTATAAAATAAGTCAGCCAGGTAGAGAATTTTTACAAGCATATTACACATTCACAAATTTTGCAGATAATTTTGGATTGAGTATTTAA